Proteins from a single region of Oreochromis niloticus isolate F11D_XX linkage group LG7, O_niloticus_UMD_NMBU, whole genome shotgun sequence:
- the LOC100706356 gene encoding growth arrest and DNA damage-inducible protein GADD45 gamma: protein MQSPGKSLKEALLCAQSEERLTVGVYESAKIMTEDPDSVSFCVLAMDEEFECDIALQIHFTLIQSFCFDNDISIVRVSDMQRLVEIVGDKAEQFEDAHCVLITNPADGSWEDPALEKLHLFCEESRRLNDWVPEISLPER, encoded by the exons ATGCAGTCTCCTGGAAAATCTCTGAAGGAAGCTCTGCTGTGTGCTCAGAGCGAGGAGCGACTCACTGTTGGAGTCTATGAGAGTGCCAAAATTATGACTGA AGACCCGGACAGTGTGTCTTTCTGCGTCCTGGCCATGGATGAGGAGTTTGAGTGTGACATCGCCCTCCAGATCCACTTCACCCTCATCCAGTCCTTCTGCTTCGACAACGACATCAGCATCGTCAGAGTGAGCGACATGCAGCGTCTGGTGGAGATTGTTGGGGACAAGGCGGAGCAGTTTGAAGATGCGCACTGCGTCCTCATCACG AACCCGGCTGACGGGTCTTGGGAGGACCCTGCTCTGGAGAAACTGCACCTGTTCTGTGAGGAGAGCCGGCGTCTGAACGACTGGGTTCCTGAGATCAGCCTCCCCGAGCGCTGA
- the gadd45gb.1 gene encoding growth arrest and DNA damage-inducible protein GADD45 gamma encodes MTFEEVLIQKPAERAQCAGTALEEVLVTAKDNDSLTVGVYECAKVMNLDPDSVSFCVLAMDEEFECDIALQIHFTLIQSFCFDNDISIVRVSDMQRLVEIVGDKAEQFEDAHCVLITNPADGSWEDPTLEKLHLFCEESRRLNDWVPEISLPER; translated from the exons ATGACTTTTGAGGAGGTCCTGATCCAGAAACCCGCCGAGCGTGCTCAGTGCGCCGGCACTGCCCTCGAGGAGGTCCTGGTGACCGCCAAAGACAACGACTCCCTCACCGTTGGTGTCTATGAGTGCGCAAAAGTTATGAACCT AGACCCGGACAGTGTGTCTTTCTGCGTCCTGGCCATGGATGAGGAGTTTGAGTGTGACATCGCCCTCCAGATCCACTTCACCCTCATCCAGTCCTTCTGCTTCGACAACGACATCAGCATCGTCAGAGTGAGCGACATGCAGCGTCTGGTGGAGATTGTTGGGGACAAGGCGGAGCAGTTTGAAGATGCGCACTGCGTCCTCATCACG AACCCGGCTGACGGGTCTTGGGAGGACCCCACTCTGGAGAAGCTGCACCTGTTCTGTGAGGAGAGCCGGCGTCTGAACGACTGGGTTCCTGAGATCAGCCTCCCCGAGCGCTGA
- the nim1kb gene encoding serine/threonine-protein kinase NIM1 isoform X1 yields the protein MPGGQYQVASARLHHSLYSLTDSSDAGPEDEETDNLTPLEKLTRDMCKDEQTIKELIIGRRIGFYKVRGEIGYGTFSRVKLAFHALTRDSLNYSLHVSPCNAKVLPSLYKVALKILDRTRLDAEAQRLLSREISSMEALHHPNVIRLYEVVETPRRLHLVLEYAGGGDLHSRICNEGKLSDNASKITFAQILSAIKYMHSINIIHRDLKAENVLFTIDGCVKVADFGFSTQVSNRNNALDTFCGSPPYAAPELFRDESYLGPPVDVWAMGVLLFFMVTGTMPFRAETMGKLRRCVIEGNYTIPPWVPGPCQRLIKGILRLVPSERYAIDQMLGCDWLLPVEFSWSFLPSDSMTTLQSLMVSENASLEEEVEEVRSSLEKLGFTGEHLQNNQLKDSRSPVTGVYRILLHHTQKKKGCDSPPVVRGMVRDPKREGLRAYRGLRHTSKFCVLS from the exons ATGCCTGGAGGCCAGTACCAGGTGGCGAGCGCCAGGCTCCACCACAGCCTCTACAGCCTGACGGACAGCTCTGATGCTGGGCCTGAGGATGAGGAGACAGACAACCTCACTCCCCTGGAGAAGCTCACCAGAGATATGTGCAAGGACGAGCAGACCATCAAGGAGCTGATCATAGGGCGCAGAATTGGATTCTATAAGGTCCGCGGGGAGATCGGCTACGGGACCTTCTCCAGGGTCAAACTGGCTTTTCATGCTCTGACGAGAG attcatTGAACTACTCTCTCCATGTATCTCCATGTAATGCAAAAGTACTCCCGTCTCTGT ACAAAGTGGCTCTGAAGATCCTGGATAGGACGAGGCTGGATGCTGAAGCCCAGCGTCTTCTCTCCAGGGAGATCAGCAGCATGGAGGCCCTGCACCACCCAAACGTGATCCGTTTGTACGAGGTTGTGGAAACGCCGAGACGCCTCCACCTGGTGCTGGAGTACGCAGGAGGAGGAGACCTCCACAGCAGGATATGCAACGAGGGAAAACTGTCAGACAATGCCAGCAAGATCACCTTCGCCCAGATCCTCTCTGCCATCAAATATATG CACAGCATCAACATCATCCACCGGGACTTGAAAGCAGAGAACGTCCTGTTCACCATCGATGGCTGCGTGAAGGTGGCCGACTTTGGATTCAGCACGCAGGTGTCAAACCGCAACAATGCCCTGGACACCTTCTGCGGCTCACCGCCCTACGCAGCCCCAGAGCTCTTCAGGGACGAGTCCTACCTGGGGCCTCCAGTAGATGTCTGGGCAATGGGAGTCCTGCTTTTCTTCATGGTGACCGGCACCATGCCGTTCCGTGCCGAAACCATGGGCAAGCTGCGGCGCTGCGTCATTGAAGGCAATTACACCATCCCCCCCTGGGTGCCAGGCCCCTGTCAGAGGCTCATAAAGGGCATCTTGAGGCTGGTCCCCAGCGAGCGATACGCTATCGACCAGATGCTGGGCTGTGATTGGCTCTTACCTGTGGAGTTCTCCTGGTCGTTTCTCCCTTCCGACTCAATGACCACCCTGCAGAGCCTGATGGTCTCGGAGAACGCCAGCCTGGAGGAGGAAGTGGAGGAGGTCAGAAGCTCGCTGGAGAAGCTCGGCTTTACCGGAGAGCACCTGCAAAACAATCAGCTGAAAGACAGCCGGAGTCCCGTCACCGGGGTCTATCGCATCCTGCTGCACCACACCCAGAAGAAGAAGGGCTGCGACTCTCCCCCAGTAGTCCGAGGGATGGTGAGAGACCCCAAGAGGGAGGGGCTCCGGGCCTACAGGGGCCTCAGGCACACCTCCAAGTTCTGTGTGCTTTCATAA
- the nim1kb gene encoding serine/threonine-protein kinase NIM1 isoform X2: MPGGQYQVASARLHHSLYSLTDSSDAGPEDEETDNLTPLEKLTRDMCKDEQTIKELIIGRRIGFYKVRGEIGYGTFSRVKLAFHALTRDKVALKILDRTRLDAEAQRLLSREISSMEALHHPNVIRLYEVVETPRRLHLVLEYAGGGDLHSRICNEGKLSDNASKITFAQILSAIKYMHSINIIHRDLKAENVLFTIDGCVKVADFGFSTQVSNRNNALDTFCGSPPYAAPELFRDESYLGPPVDVWAMGVLLFFMVTGTMPFRAETMGKLRRCVIEGNYTIPPWVPGPCQRLIKGILRLVPSERYAIDQMLGCDWLLPVEFSWSFLPSDSMTTLQSLMVSENASLEEEVEEVRSSLEKLGFTGEHLQNNQLKDSRSPVTGVYRILLHHTQKKKGCDSPPVVRGMVRDPKREGLRAYRGLRHTSKFCVLS; the protein is encoded by the exons ATGCCTGGAGGCCAGTACCAGGTGGCGAGCGCCAGGCTCCACCACAGCCTCTACAGCCTGACGGACAGCTCTGATGCTGGGCCTGAGGATGAGGAGACAGACAACCTCACTCCCCTGGAGAAGCTCACCAGAGATATGTGCAAGGACGAGCAGACCATCAAGGAGCTGATCATAGGGCGCAGAATTGGATTCTATAAGGTCCGCGGGGAGATCGGCTACGGGACCTTCTCCAGGGTCAAACTGGCTTTTCATGCTCTGACGAGAG ACAAAGTGGCTCTGAAGATCCTGGATAGGACGAGGCTGGATGCTGAAGCCCAGCGTCTTCTCTCCAGGGAGATCAGCAGCATGGAGGCCCTGCACCACCCAAACGTGATCCGTTTGTACGAGGTTGTGGAAACGCCGAGACGCCTCCACCTGGTGCTGGAGTACGCAGGAGGAGGAGACCTCCACAGCAGGATATGCAACGAGGGAAAACTGTCAGACAATGCCAGCAAGATCACCTTCGCCCAGATCCTCTCTGCCATCAAATATATG CACAGCATCAACATCATCCACCGGGACTTGAAAGCAGAGAACGTCCTGTTCACCATCGATGGCTGCGTGAAGGTGGCCGACTTTGGATTCAGCACGCAGGTGTCAAACCGCAACAATGCCCTGGACACCTTCTGCGGCTCACCGCCCTACGCAGCCCCAGAGCTCTTCAGGGACGAGTCCTACCTGGGGCCTCCAGTAGATGTCTGGGCAATGGGAGTCCTGCTTTTCTTCATGGTGACCGGCACCATGCCGTTCCGTGCCGAAACCATGGGCAAGCTGCGGCGCTGCGTCATTGAAGGCAATTACACCATCCCCCCCTGGGTGCCAGGCCCCTGTCAGAGGCTCATAAAGGGCATCTTGAGGCTGGTCCCCAGCGAGCGATACGCTATCGACCAGATGCTGGGCTGTGATTGGCTCTTACCTGTGGAGTTCTCCTGGTCGTTTCTCCCTTCCGACTCAATGACCACCCTGCAGAGCCTGATGGTCTCGGAGAACGCCAGCCTGGAGGAGGAAGTGGAGGAGGTCAGAAGCTCGCTGGAGAAGCTCGGCTTTACCGGAGAGCACCTGCAAAACAATCAGCTGAAAGACAGCCGGAGTCCCGTCACCGGGGTCTATCGCATCCTGCTGCACCACACCCAGAAGAAGAAGGGCTGCGACTCTCCCCCAGTAGTCCGAGGGATGGTGAGAGACCCCAAGAGGGAGGGGCTCCGGGCCTACAGGGGCCTCAGGCACACCTCCAAGTTCTGTGTGCTTTCATAA
- the ccdc152 gene encoding coiled-coil domain-containing protein 152 isoform X2 has translation MTKLNCVNLEKFLEEFCQLEQNITEVNGRNSMLEIMFEDANRLVKFYQTKEKSLIEEKDSLLVTVNKLQQTLQEQCHLRVENERLKNDIADLKQQNERTAEVGKAEVQRLVREMRAEEGRHKRALEDLRQQCGREAEDVHREYFMEAKDAECKKLLEKKDLDLEDMKKRLKDQEKESQNELLKLQMEFGAKLARVQSSAQWSQQQQQQQQQHGPSLPQSVFKRKLQFFQEEKNKEIFALRQRIKELEENQRASSILDSRPKRRKI, from the exons atgacaaagttAAACTGCGTTAATCTTGAGAAATTTCTGGAGGAGTTTTGTCAACTAGAACAG AACATAACTGAAGTTAATGGCAGAAACAGCATGTTGGAGATCATGTTCGAGGATGCTAATAGACTGGTGAAGTTTTACCAGACCAAGGAGAAGAGCCTAATTGAAG AAAAAGATAGCCTTCTTGTCACAGTGAACAAACTGCAGCAGACTCTGCAGGAGCAGTGCCACCTCAGAG TGGAGAATGAGAGACTCAAGAATGATATAGCAGATCTGAAACAGCAGAATGAGAGAACAGCAGAG GTTGGAAAGGCTGAAGTTCAGCGGCTGGTCAGAGAAATGAGAGCAGAAGAAGGGAGACACAAGAGGGCGCTAGAGGATCTAAGACAGCAGTGTGGCAGGGAGGCAGAGGATGTCCACAGGGAGTATTTTA TGGAAGCTAAAGATGCCGAATGTAAGAAGCTGCTAGAGAAAAAGGATCTGGATCTGGAGGACATGAAGAAGAGACTAAAAGATCAGGAAAAGGAGAGTCAGAACGAGCTACTGAAGTTACAGATGGAG TTTGGTGCAAAGTTAGCCAGAGTTCAGAGTTCAGCCCAGTGGagccaacagcagcagcagcagcagcagcaacatggCCCCAGCCTTCCTCAGAGTGTCTTTAAAAGG AAGCTGCAGTTTTTCCAGGAGGAAAAGAACAAAGAGATTTTTGCTCTGCGTCAGAGAATCAAAGAGCTGGAAGAGAATCAGCGTGCCAGCAGCATCCTGGACAGCCGTCCTAAAAGAagaaagatttaa
- the ccdc152 gene encoding coiled-coil domain-containing protein 152 isoform X1: MTKLNCVNLEKFLEEFCQLEQNITEVNGRNSMLEIMFEDANRLVKFYQTKEKSLIEEKDSLLVTVNKLQQTLQEQCHLRVENERLKNDIADLKQQNERTAEVGKAEVQRLVREMRAEEGRHKRALEDLRQQCGREAEDVHREYFSQLEAKDAECKKLLEKKDLDLEDMKKRLKDQEKESQNELLKLQMEFGAKLARVQSSAQWSQQQQQQQQQHGPSLPQSVFKRKLQFFQEEKNKEIFALRQRIKELEENQRASSILDSRPKRRKI, encoded by the exons atgacaaagttAAACTGCGTTAATCTTGAGAAATTTCTGGAGGAGTTTTGTCAACTAGAACAG AACATAACTGAAGTTAATGGCAGAAACAGCATGTTGGAGATCATGTTCGAGGATGCTAATAGACTGGTGAAGTTTTACCAGACCAAGGAGAAGAGCCTAATTGAAG AAAAAGATAGCCTTCTTGTCACAGTGAACAAACTGCAGCAGACTCTGCAGGAGCAGTGCCACCTCAGAG TGGAGAATGAGAGACTCAAGAATGATATAGCAGATCTGAAACAGCAGAATGAGAGAACAGCAGAG GTTGGAAAGGCTGAAGTTCAGCGGCTGGTCAGAGAAATGAGAGCAGAAGAAGGGAGACACAAGAGGGCGCTAGAGGATCTAAGACAGCAGTGTGGCAGGGAGGCAGAGGATGTCCACAGGGAGTATTTTAGTCAGT TGGAAGCTAAAGATGCCGAATGTAAGAAGCTGCTAGAGAAAAAGGATCTGGATCTGGAGGACATGAAGAAGAGACTAAAAGATCAGGAAAAGGAGAGTCAGAACGAGCTACTGAAGTTACAGATGGAG TTTGGTGCAAAGTTAGCCAGAGTTCAGAGTTCAGCCCAGTGGagccaacagcagcagcagcagcagcagcaacatggCCCCAGCCTTCCTCAGAGTGTCTTTAAAAGG AAGCTGCAGTTTTTCCAGGAGGAAAAGAACAAAGAGATTTTTGCTCTGCGTCAGAGAATCAAAGAGCTGGAAGAGAATCAGCGTGCCAGCAGCATCCTGGACAGCCGTCCTAAAAGAagaaagatttaa
- the ghrb gene encoding growth hormone receptor precursor — translation MAPTVTMLLFVLHILTALVLQSASEPVLSERRPHLTSCASPDMMTFRCRWNVGPFQNLSDPRALRLFYFRHVPPPLSSKNWTECPHYSTETPNECFFDQNHTSIWTYYNVQLRSRDETILYDEKGFFVNDIVQPDPPVSLNWTLLNVSLTGIHYDILLSWKPPPSSDVETGWMKLQYEVQHRDNSSSVWEMVDPVSSTQCSLYGLQTNINHEIRVRCKMLGGKEFGEFSESVFIHIPSKVSRFPVVALLIFGALCLVGILMLVIISQQEKWMVILLPPVPGPKIKGIDSELLKSGKLRELTSILGGPPDLRPELYNSDPWVEFIDLDIEEQSDRVTDLDTDCLMNHHLSSNCSPLSLGFRDDDSGRASCCDPDLPCDPEPSPFLPLVPNLALSQETLCAATSEPSSPIQSCNSGELPSFVTGRDTLYTQVTEVRSSGKVLLLPEEQTEREKMSSKEKEDEIVVEKEKKEFQLLVMNADHRDYTSELNAGKTSPELSTGDLTEPCKTFPSPHHESNTTTPPPIPAPVYTVVEGVDRQNSLLLSPNSAPAPHLIIPKNMPTPDGYLTADLLGSITP, via the exons TTCTCTCTGAGAGACGTCCACACCTCACTAGCTGTGCTTCCCCAGACATGATGACTTTCCGCTGCAGATGGAATGTTGGCCCTTTCCAGAATCTCTCTGATCCCAGAGCTCTCCGCTTATTCTACTTTAGACATGT ACCCCCTCCTCTGTCTTCTAAAAATTGGACTGAATGTCCTCACTACAGCACTGAGACGCCAAACGAGTGCTTTTTCGATCAGAACCACACCTCGATCTGGACATATTACAACGTCCAGCTCCGCTCCAGGGATGAGACCATCCTCTATGATGAGAAGGGTTTCTTTGTTAATGACATTG TCCAACCGGATCCTCCTGTCAGCCTGAACTGGACGCTGCTGAATGTGAGTTTGACTGGCATTCACTATGACATACTGTTGAGCTGGAAGCCTCCTCCATCTTCAGATGTGGAGACAGGGTGGATGAAGCTGCAGTATGAAGTTCAGCACCGAGACAACAGCTCCAGTGTGTGGGAAATG GTTGACCCTGTTTCGAGTACACAGTGCTCCCTTTACGGGCTTCAAACTAACATCAATCATGAGATCCGTGTTCGGTGCAAAATGCTCGGTGGGAAAGAGTTTGGAGAATTCAGCGAATCTGTCTTCATTCACATCCCATCAAAAG TTTCAAGATTCCCCGTTGTGGCTTTGCTCATCTTTGGTGCCTTGTGTTTAGTGGGCATCCTGATGTTGGTTATCATATCACAGCAAGAAAA GTGGATGGTTATCCTTTTGCCTCCTGTTCCTGGACCCAAAATTAAAGGAATTGACTCTGAACTACTCAAG AGTGGGAAGCTTAGGGAGTTGACATCAATCCTGGGCGGTCCTCCTGATTTGAGGCCGGAGCTCTACAACTCCGACCCCTGGGTGGAATTCATCGATCTGGACATTGAAGAGCAAAGCGACAGAGTGACAGACCTGGACACTGACTGTCTCATGAACCACCACCTGTCTTCTAACTGCTCCCCACTATCACTTGGCTTCAGAGATGACGATTCAGGTCGCGCTAGCTGCTGCGATCCAGATCTCCCATGCGACCCAGAACCATCACCTTTCCTTCCTCTGGTCCCAAATCTTGCCCTCAGTCAGGAGACATTATGTGCAGCAACCTCTGAGCCAAGCTCCCCCATCCAAAGCTGCAACTCTGGGGAGCTTCCTTCATTCGTCACGGGCAGAGACACTCTGTACACCCAGGTGACTGAGGTGAGGTCATCGGGCAAGGTGTTGCTCTTACCTGAGGAACAGACCGAGAGGGAGAAAATGTCTAGTAAAGAGAAGGAGGACGAAATTGTGgtagagaaagagaagaaagagtTTCAGCTCCTCGTGATGAATGCAGATCACAGAGACTACACTTCAGAGCTCAATGCAGGAAAAACAAGCCCAGAATTATCCACAGGGGACCTGACTGAACCCTGTAAAACATTTCCATCACCTCACCATGAATCAAACACCACCACGCCCCCACCAATCCCTGCTCCTGTCTACACTGTGGTCGAAGGTGTTGATAGACAGAACAGTCTCTTACTGTCACCAAATTCAGCACCAGCCCCACATCTGATAATTCCAAAGAACATGCCGACACCAGACGGCTACCTGACCGCTGACCTTCTGGGAAGTATCACGCCGTAA